The Anser cygnoides isolate HZ-2024a breed goose chromosome 19, Taihu_goose_T2T_genome, whole genome shotgun sequence genome contains a region encoding:
- the AATK gene encoding serine/threonine-protein kinase LMTK1 isoform X1, with the protein MPEGRNPPGVLPPCPTPLRLAATSAGEGPWGNGGVTKGVRVPWGNGCPRCSPRASPSCGQRVLVPCCRCRVGKLRHGKVARTAPPARGWGTELGGGLGCLPQREGKEQGGQGRAAAWAGPRRAGPRCCPPGCRCGALRGAPGSPLPHTSAPLAPRPLPPGRGERRRRQHPGGARWLAERPQALGEHGTPLSELSWSSSLAVVAVSFSGLFTFIFLMLACLCCKKGDIGFKEFENAEGDDYVTEFSAQGSPAPQHGPEVYILPLTEVSLPMAKQPGRSVQLLKSADLGRQSLLYLKEIGHGWFGKVFLGEVNSGISSTQVVVKELKASASVQDQMQFLEEAQPYRALQHTNLLQCLAQCAEVTPYLLVMEFCPLGDLKGYLRSCRGADTMAPDPLTLQRMACEVACGILHLHRNNYIHSDLALRNCLLTADLTVKIGDYGLSHCKYKTLHTWQDDYFVTADQLWVPLRWIAPELIDEVHGNLLIVDQTKASNVWSLGVTIWELFELGSQPYDHYSDRQVLAYAIKEQQLKLPKPQLKLSLSERWYEVMQFCWLQPEQRPTAEEVHLLLSYLCAKGATEAEEEFEKRWNSMKPNSSASGSHHGAELSSFPLLEQFSADGFPSDGDDILTVMETSHGLNFEYKWEHTKTEHFQAPLGSLSPSSAARYHDLYYPAASAGRLSLGVSPSCYECKQPGCPGLPAPGVVPILGAHSPSLGSEYYIRIEGPAEGGAELDYAMCSYSPEGERGSPRPPSCWRPQGTRGGSTYDSDSSPTVSLSMEPLLGHAPAGEGSWECAEYYPYACPGQEQRGYEPSPGHGAERYLLEDEHTEPGGKDWPVPGFQHSIFGDPLGVSPSVNCAYSPRGYGQPPGQSATRPDCVALELGDDSPPGAPLPEGGSPPAPQQPWASNSSSNNNIGGSSSPAAREPGDSWCYRRMITFRGLMAKPLGTVPRGQPQLGGSPPGLDFRRPRQDQALSTAGGSSPCRSPSPRSQAWQSRDSSASGRSQAAALAGGPGTPRGPGAAPAAVAGAQPCPQDARPAEGMEGSSPARSPVLGLGEAAPMAGTSAPNPGPPTEPGVDGAQPVPEAVEAPVPGEAAADSGTCPASDTDRTPDKTFSSASFPGGDDGSDEDTAELTSGVFTDFSGDYMERVDMAPAFKSLQKQVGTPDSLESLDIPSTASSCEVFSPTAFAPAGQPKALDSGYDTENNESPEFVLKEPHEPREPEAFGQLGKPPPGLPGGEGDGPAPETRLSASFSAELHGLSEKNPYRDSAYFSDYDTEAERGPKDDEDSDGSETPEAEKEGSQPHAQDLGQAPGLGEDPLHPPGAPGSPPAAPSTAEASEAPDMGVSAGDWRGAEAGDAPAGPTAQEAGTDPRVTGTGPGTDGDTPGVCGVPPGSVPPKTFFLSPVPASPEEPVSGRGTPVAEGIPGLGGDAAGGKQTVSPTPGLGEAGLSPEGTGVGIAPGGDAPGGPSTLLSGAESPVRSPPGLSLLPSAREPRPATSERREEPEEEEEDTEDSDESDEELRCYNIQEQSEESEEEPAAVPIVVAESHSSRNLRSLLKMPSLLSEAFCEDLERKKKAVSFYDDVTIYLFDQESPTRELGEQSFPDAPEPSGQPPASGSPTSPTSPASPTDRLSASDDSSDGNASEESGGFEWDDDFPLMPAKPSLMSSLSGTPAEPDPSVPALLPAPKQVLPIQFSRFTVSPAPVSRFSITHVSDSDMDSIGGSSEDGDRE; encoded by the exons ATGCCAGAGGGCAGGAACCCCCCCGGGGTGCTCCCTCCTTGTCCCACTCCCTTACGCCTAGCTGCCACCAGTGCTGGAGAGGGTCCCTGGGGCAATGGTGGGGTGACAAAAGGGGTCCGAGTGCCGTGGGGCAATGGGTGTCCCCGTTGTTCTCCCCGAGCATCCCCATCCTGCGGGCAGCGGGTCCTTGTTCCGTGCTGCAGGTGCcgggtggggaaactgaggcacggtaAAGTGGCTCGAACGGCACCTccagcaaggggctgggggacggagctgggggggggtctcgggtGTTTGCCCCAGcgggaagggaaggagcaggggggcCAAGGGCGGGCGGCCGCTTGGGCAGGACCCCGCAGGGCAGGAccccgctgctgcccacccGGCTGTCGGTGCGGAGCcctgcggggagccccgggctCTCCCCTTCCGCACACGTCAGCCCCGCTCGCTCCTCGCCCGCTCCCGCCGGGCAGaggcgagcggcggcggcggcagcatCCCGGCGGCGCGCGATGGCTGGCGGAGCGGCCGCAGGCGCTCGGCGAAC ACGGCACCCCCCTTAGCGAGCTCTCCTGGTCCTCCTCGCTGGCCGTCGTGGCCGTTTCCTTCTCTGGGCTCTTCACCTTCATCTTCCTCATGTTGgcctgcctgtgctgcaagAAGGGAGACATCGGCTTCAAG GAGTTTGAGAACGCCGAGGGGGACGACTACGTGACGGAGTTCTCGGCCCAGGGCTCGCCCGCCCCGCAGCATGGCCCCGAGGTCTACATCCTGCCCCTCACCGAGGTCTCGCTGCCCATGGCCAAGCAGCCAGGGCGCTCAG TGCAGCTCCTCAAGTCCGCGGACCTGGGGCGGCAGAGCCTGCTGTACCTGAAGGAGATCGGGCATGGCTGGTTTGGAAAG GTGTTCCTGGGGGAGGTGAACTCGGGCATCAGCAGCACCcaggtggtggtgaaggagctgAAGGCCAGCGCCAGCGTGCAGGACCAGATGCAGTTCCTGGAGGAAGCGCAGCCCTACAG GGCCCTCCAGCACACCaacctgctgcagtgcctggccCAGTGCGCCGAGGTCACCCCGTACCTGCTGGTGATGGAGTTCTGCCCGCTG GGTGACCTGAAGGGATACCTGCGGAGCTGCCGGGGGGCCGACACCATGGCCCCGGACCCGCTGACCCTGCAGAGGATGGCGTGCGAGGTGGCCTGCGGCATCCTGCACCTGCACAGGAACAACTACATCCACAG CGACCTGGCCCTGCGGAACTGCCTGCTCACCGCCGACCTGACCGTCAAGATCGGGGACTACGGGCTCTCGCACTGCAAGTACAAA ACCCTGCATACTTGGCAGGACGACTACTTCGTGACGGCCGACCAGCTGTGGGTGCCGCTGCGCTGGATCGCCCCCGAGCTCATCGACGAAGTGCACGGCAACCTGCTCATCGTGGACCAGACCAAGGCCAGCAACGTCTG GTCGTTGGGCGTCACCATCTGGGAGCTGTTTGAGCTGGGCAGCCAGCCCTACGACCACTACTCCGACCGGCAAGTGCTCGCCTACGCCAtcaaggagcagcagctgaagctgcCCAAGCCCCAGCTGAAGCTGTCGCTGTCGGAGCGCTG GTATGAAGTGATGCAgttctgctggctgcagcccgaGCAGCGCCCGACGGCCGAGGAGGTGCACCTGCTGCTCTCCTACCTCTGCGCCAAAGGCGCGACGGAGGCCGAGGAGGAGTTCGAGAAGCGCTGGAACTCCATGAAGCCCAACAGCAGCGCCAGCGGCAGCCACCACGGCGCCGAGCTCTCCTCCTTCCCGCTGCTGGAGCAGTTCTCGGCCGACGGCTTCCCCTCGGACGGGGACGACATCCTCACCGTCATGGAGACCAGCCACGGCCTCAACTTCGAGTACAAGTGGGAGCACACCAAGACCGAGCACTTCCAGGCCCCCCTGGGGTCCCTGAGCCCCAGCAGCGCCGCCCGCTACCACGACCTCTACTACCCGGCCGCGTCCGCGGGGCGCCTGAGCCTGGGGGTCTCGCCCTCCTGCTACGAGTGCAAGCAGCCCGGCTGCCCCGGCCTGCCGGCGCCCGGCGTGGTGCCCATCCTGGGCGCCCACAGCCCCTCGCTCGGCAGCGAGTATTACATCCGCATCGAGGGGCCGGCCGAGGGCGGCGCCGAGCTGGACTACGCCATGTGCTCCTACAGCCCCGAGGGCGAgcggggctccccgcggcccccgtCCTGCTGGAGACCCCAGGGCACGCGGGGCGGCAGCACCTACGACTCCGACAGCAGCCCCACCGTCTCCCTCAGCATGGAGCCGCTGCTGGGCCACGCGCCGGCGGGCGAAGGCTCGTGGGAGTGCGCTGAGTACTACCCCTACGCCTGCCcggggcaggagcagcgcgGCTACGAGCCGTCCCCCGGCCACGGTGCCGAGCGGTACCTGCTGGAGGACGAGCACACCGAGCCAGGCGGCAAGGACTGGCCCGTCCCTGGCTTCCAGCACAGCATCTTCGGCGACCCTCTGGGCGTCTCCCCCTCGGTGAACTGCGCCTACAGCCCCCGGGGCtacgggcagcccccggggcagAGCGCGACCCGGCCGGACTGCGTGGCGCTGGAGCTGGGCGACGACAGCCCCCCGGGCGCCCCCCTCCCGGAGGGtggcagccccccggccccgcagcagccctgGGCCTCCAACAGCTCCTCCAACAACAACatcggtggcagcagcagcccggccGCCCGCGAGCCCGGTGACAGCTGGTGCTACCGCCGCATGATCACCTTCCGCGGGCTGATGGCCAAGCCGCTGGGCACCGTGCCGCGCGGCCAGCCCCAGCTCGGGGGGTCCCCGCCGGGCCTCGATTTCCGCCGCCCGcggcaggatcaggccctcaGCACGGCCGGCGGCTCCTCCCCGTGCCGCTCGCCCTCCCCGCGGAGCCAGGCCTGGCAGAGCCGTGACTCATCAGCCTCCGGCCGCTCGCAGGCGGCGGCGCTGGCTGGTGGCCCCGGCACGCCACGGGGccccggcgcagccccggcAGCCGTAGCCGGGGCCCAGCCGTGCCCGCAGGATGCCCGCCCGGCCGAGGGCATggaggggagcagccctgcccgcagccctgtgctggggctgggggaggctgcccCCATGGCTGGCACCTCTGCCCCAAACCCCGGGCCCCCTACGGAGCCCGGTGTAGATGGTGCCCAGCCTGTGCCGGAGGCTGTTGAGGCACCGGTGCCCGGGGAGGCCGCTGCTGACAGCGGCACGTGTCCTGCCAGCGACACGGACAGGACCCCGGACAAGACGTTCTCCAGCGCCAGCTTCCCCGGTGGGGACGACGGGAGCGACGAGGACACGGCAGAGCTGACCTCCGGCGTCTTCACTGACTTCTCCGGGGACTACATGGAGAGGGTGGACATGGCCCCGGCGTTCAAGTCCCTGCAAAAGCAGGTGGGGACACCGGATTCCCTGGAGTCCCTGGACATCCCCTCCACAGCCAGCTCCTGCGAGGTCTTCAGCCCCACCGCCTTCGCCCCCGCTGGGCAGCCCAAGGCGCTCGACAGCGGCTACGACACCGAGAACAACGAGTCCCCCGAGTTTGTCCTCAAGGAGCCCCACGAGCCCCGAGAGCCAGAGGCCTTTGGCCAGCTGGGGAAGCCGCCCCcagggctgccggggggcgAGGGTGACGGCCCGGCCCCCGAGACGCGGCTCTCGGCATCCTTCAGCGCCGAGCTGCACGGCCTCTCCGAGAAGAACCCGTACCGTGACTCTGCCTACTTCTCCGACTACGACACCGAGGCCGAGCGTGGCCCCAAGGACGACGAGGACAGTGATGGGTCTGAGACCCCGGAGGCAGAGAAGgaggggtcccagccccacgcacAGGACCTGGGACAAGCCCCCGGGCTGGGCGAGGACCCGCTGcaccccccaggagcccccgggagccccccggcagcacccagcacagcagAGGCATCTGAAGCGCCGGACATGGGGGTCTCTGCAGGGGACTGGAGgggggcagaggctggggaTGCCCCGGCTGGCCCCACGGCACAAGAGGCTGGCACCGACCCGCGAGTCACTGGCACGGGGCCGGGCACCGATGGAGACACACCAGGGGTCTGCGGCGTCCCTCCAGGCTCTGTGCCGCCCAAGACTTTCTTCTTGTCCCCAGTGCCAGCGAGCCCCGAGGAGCCAGTGTCGGGCAGAGGGACCCCCGTGGCTGAGGGCATCCCCGGACTGGGGGGGGATGCAGCGGGGGGCAAACAGACTGTGTCCCCCAcgccagggctgggggaagcGGGGCTGTCCCCAGAGGGCACCGGGGTGGGCATCGCCCCCGGAGGGGACGCGCCAGGAGGTCCCAGCACGCTGCTATCGGGGGCTGAGTCACCAGTGCGCTCCCCCCCggggctctccctgctcccGTCCGCCCGGGAGCCACGGCCGGCCACCTCGGAGCGGCGAGAGGagcctgaggaggaggaggaggacacggAGGACAGCGACGAGTCGGACGAGGAGCTGCGTTGCTACAACATCCAGGAGCAGAGCGAGGAGAGTGAGGAGGAGCCGGCGGCCGTGCCCATCGTGGTGGCCGagagccacagcagcaggaaccTGCGCAGCCTCCTCAAGATGCCCAGCCTGCTCTCCGAGGCCTTCTGCGAGGACCTGGAGCGCAAGAAGAAGGCCGTGTCCTTCTACGACGATGTCACCATCTACCTCTTCGACCAG GAAAGTCCCACGCGGGAGCTGGGCGAGCAGAGCTTCCCGGATGCCCCCGAGCCTtcagggcagcccccggccAGCGGCAGCCCCACGAGCCCCACGAGCCCCGCCAGCCCCACGGACAGGCTGAGCGCCTCCGACGACTCCTCGGACGGCAACGCCTCAGAAGAGA GCGGTGGCTTCGAGTGGGACGACGACTTTCCGCTCATGCCGGCGAAGCCGTCGCTGATGTCCTCGCTGTCGGGGACGCCGGCGGAGCCTGACCCGTCCGTCCCCGCGCTGCTGCCAGCGCCCAAGCAGGTGCTGCCCATCCAATTCTCCCGTTTCACGGTCTCGCCTGCCCCGGTGTCCCGGTTCTCCATCACCCACGTCTCCGACTCGGACATGGACTCCATAGGAG GCAGCAGCGAAGACGGTGACCGGGAGTGA
- the AATK gene encoding serine/threonine-protein kinase LMTK1 isoform X5 encodes MGRLAAAAMSAAFLSPSLAFSSHFDPDGTPLSELSWSSSLAVVAVSFSGLFTFIFLMLACLCCKKGDIGFKEFENAEGDDYVTEFSAQGSPAPQHGPEVYILPLTEVSLPMAKQPGRSVQLLKSADLGRQSLLYLKEIGHGWFGKVFLGEVNSGISSTQVVVKELKASASVQDQMQFLEEAQPYRALQHTNLLQCLAQCAEVTPYLLVMEFCPLGDLKGYLRSCRGADTMAPDPLTLQRMACEVACGILHLHRNNYIHSDLALRNCLLTADLTVKIGDYGLSHCKYKTLHTWQDDYFVTADQLWVPLRWIAPELIDEVHGNLLIVDQTKASNVWSLGVTIWELFELGSQPYDHYSDRQVLAYAIKEQQLKLPKPQLKLSLSERWYEVMQFCWLQPEQRPTAEEVHLLLSYLCAKGATEAEEEFEKRWNSMKPNSSASGSHHGAELSSFPLLEQFSADGFPSDGDDILTVMETSHGLNFEYKWEHTKTEHFQAPLGSLSPSSAARYHDLYYPAASAGRLSLGVSPSCYECKQPGCPGLPAPGVVPILGAHSPSLGSEYYIRIEGPAEGGAELDYAMCSYSPEGERGSPRPPSCWRPQGTRGGSTYDSDSSPTVSLSMEPLLGHAPAGEGSWECAEYYPYACPGQEQRGYEPSPGHGAERYLLEDEHTEPGGKDWPVPGFQHSIFGDPLGVSPSVNCAYSPRGYGQPPGQSATRPDCVALELGDDSPPGAPLPEGGSPPAPQQPWASNSSSNNNIGGSSSPAAREPGDSWCYRRMITFRGLMAKPLGTVPRGQPQLGGSPPGLDFRRPRQDQALSTAGGSSPCRSPSPRSQAWQSRDSSASGRSQAAALAGGPGTPRGPGAAPAAVAGAQPCPQDARPAEGMEGSSPARSPVLGLGEAAPMAGTSAPNPGPPTEPGVDGAQPVPEAVEAPVPGEAAADSGTCPASDTDRTPDKTFSSASFPGGDDGSDEDTAELTSGVFTDFSGDYMERVDMAPAFKSLQKQVGTPDSLESLDIPSTASSCEVFSPTAFAPAGQPKALDSGYDTENNESPEFVLKEPHEPREPEAFGQLGKPPPGLPGGEGDGPAPETRLSASFSAELHGLSEKNPYRDSAYFSDYDTEAERGPKDDEDSDGSETPEAEKEGSQPHAQDLGQAPGLGEDPLHPPGAPGSPPAAPSTAEASEAPDMGVSAGDWRGAEAGDAPAGPTAQEAGTDPRVTGTGPGTDGDTPGVCGVPPGSVPPKTFFLSPVPASPEEPVSGRGTPVAEGIPGLGGDAAGGKQTVSPTPGLGEAGLSPEGTGVGIAPGGDAPGGPSTLLSGAESPVRSPPGLSLLPSAREPRPATSERREEPEEEEEDTEDSDESDEELRCYNIQEQSEESEEEPAAVPIVVAESHSSRNLRSLLKMPSLLSEAFCEDLERKKKAVSFYDDVTIYLFDQESPTRELGEQSFPDAPEPSGQPPASGSPTSPTSPASPTDRLSASDDSSDGNASEESGGFEWDDDFPLMPAKPSLMSSLSGTPAEPDPSVPALLPAPKQVLPIQFSRFTVSPAPVSRFSITHVSDSDMDSIGGSSEDGDRE; translated from the exons ACGGCACCCCCCTTAGCGAGCTCTCCTGGTCCTCCTCGCTGGCCGTCGTGGCCGTTTCCTTCTCTGGGCTCTTCACCTTCATCTTCCTCATGTTGgcctgcctgtgctgcaagAAGGGAGACATCGGCTTCAAG GAGTTTGAGAACGCCGAGGGGGACGACTACGTGACGGAGTTCTCGGCCCAGGGCTCGCCCGCCCCGCAGCATGGCCCCGAGGTCTACATCCTGCCCCTCACCGAGGTCTCGCTGCCCATGGCCAAGCAGCCAGGGCGCTCAG TGCAGCTCCTCAAGTCCGCGGACCTGGGGCGGCAGAGCCTGCTGTACCTGAAGGAGATCGGGCATGGCTGGTTTGGAAAG GTGTTCCTGGGGGAGGTGAACTCGGGCATCAGCAGCACCcaggtggtggtgaaggagctgAAGGCCAGCGCCAGCGTGCAGGACCAGATGCAGTTCCTGGAGGAAGCGCAGCCCTACAG GGCCCTCCAGCACACCaacctgctgcagtgcctggccCAGTGCGCCGAGGTCACCCCGTACCTGCTGGTGATGGAGTTCTGCCCGCTG GGTGACCTGAAGGGATACCTGCGGAGCTGCCGGGGGGCCGACACCATGGCCCCGGACCCGCTGACCCTGCAGAGGATGGCGTGCGAGGTGGCCTGCGGCATCCTGCACCTGCACAGGAACAACTACATCCACAG CGACCTGGCCCTGCGGAACTGCCTGCTCACCGCCGACCTGACCGTCAAGATCGGGGACTACGGGCTCTCGCACTGCAAGTACAAA ACCCTGCATACTTGGCAGGACGACTACTTCGTGACGGCCGACCAGCTGTGGGTGCCGCTGCGCTGGATCGCCCCCGAGCTCATCGACGAAGTGCACGGCAACCTGCTCATCGTGGACCAGACCAAGGCCAGCAACGTCTG GTCGTTGGGCGTCACCATCTGGGAGCTGTTTGAGCTGGGCAGCCAGCCCTACGACCACTACTCCGACCGGCAAGTGCTCGCCTACGCCAtcaaggagcagcagctgaagctgcCCAAGCCCCAGCTGAAGCTGTCGCTGTCGGAGCGCTG GTATGAAGTGATGCAgttctgctggctgcagcccgaGCAGCGCCCGACGGCCGAGGAGGTGCACCTGCTGCTCTCCTACCTCTGCGCCAAAGGCGCGACGGAGGCCGAGGAGGAGTTCGAGAAGCGCTGGAACTCCATGAAGCCCAACAGCAGCGCCAGCGGCAGCCACCACGGCGCCGAGCTCTCCTCCTTCCCGCTGCTGGAGCAGTTCTCGGCCGACGGCTTCCCCTCGGACGGGGACGACATCCTCACCGTCATGGAGACCAGCCACGGCCTCAACTTCGAGTACAAGTGGGAGCACACCAAGACCGAGCACTTCCAGGCCCCCCTGGGGTCCCTGAGCCCCAGCAGCGCCGCCCGCTACCACGACCTCTACTACCCGGCCGCGTCCGCGGGGCGCCTGAGCCTGGGGGTCTCGCCCTCCTGCTACGAGTGCAAGCAGCCCGGCTGCCCCGGCCTGCCGGCGCCCGGCGTGGTGCCCATCCTGGGCGCCCACAGCCCCTCGCTCGGCAGCGAGTATTACATCCGCATCGAGGGGCCGGCCGAGGGCGGCGCCGAGCTGGACTACGCCATGTGCTCCTACAGCCCCGAGGGCGAgcggggctccccgcggcccccgtCCTGCTGGAGACCCCAGGGCACGCGGGGCGGCAGCACCTACGACTCCGACAGCAGCCCCACCGTCTCCCTCAGCATGGAGCCGCTGCTGGGCCACGCGCCGGCGGGCGAAGGCTCGTGGGAGTGCGCTGAGTACTACCCCTACGCCTGCCcggggcaggagcagcgcgGCTACGAGCCGTCCCCCGGCCACGGTGCCGAGCGGTACCTGCTGGAGGACGAGCACACCGAGCCAGGCGGCAAGGACTGGCCCGTCCCTGGCTTCCAGCACAGCATCTTCGGCGACCCTCTGGGCGTCTCCCCCTCGGTGAACTGCGCCTACAGCCCCCGGGGCtacgggcagcccccggggcagAGCGCGACCCGGCCGGACTGCGTGGCGCTGGAGCTGGGCGACGACAGCCCCCCGGGCGCCCCCCTCCCGGAGGGtggcagccccccggccccgcagcagccctgGGCCTCCAACAGCTCCTCCAACAACAACatcggtggcagcagcagcccggccGCCCGCGAGCCCGGTGACAGCTGGTGCTACCGCCGCATGATCACCTTCCGCGGGCTGATGGCCAAGCCGCTGGGCACCGTGCCGCGCGGCCAGCCCCAGCTCGGGGGGTCCCCGCCGGGCCTCGATTTCCGCCGCCCGcggcaggatcaggccctcaGCACGGCCGGCGGCTCCTCCCCGTGCCGCTCGCCCTCCCCGCGGAGCCAGGCCTGGCAGAGCCGTGACTCATCAGCCTCCGGCCGCTCGCAGGCGGCGGCGCTGGCTGGTGGCCCCGGCACGCCACGGGGccccggcgcagccccggcAGCCGTAGCCGGGGCCCAGCCGTGCCCGCAGGATGCCCGCCCGGCCGAGGGCATggaggggagcagccctgcccgcagccctgtgctggggctgggggaggctgcccCCATGGCTGGCACCTCTGCCCCAAACCCCGGGCCCCCTACGGAGCCCGGTGTAGATGGTGCCCAGCCTGTGCCGGAGGCTGTTGAGGCACCGGTGCCCGGGGAGGCCGCTGCTGACAGCGGCACGTGTCCTGCCAGCGACACGGACAGGACCCCGGACAAGACGTTCTCCAGCGCCAGCTTCCCCGGTGGGGACGACGGGAGCGACGAGGACACGGCAGAGCTGACCTCCGGCGTCTTCACTGACTTCTCCGGGGACTACATGGAGAGGGTGGACATGGCCCCGGCGTTCAAGTCCCTGCAAAAGCAGGTGGGGACACCGGATTCCCTGGAGTCCCTGGACATCCCCTCCACAGCCAGCTCCTGCGAGGTCTTCAGCCCCACCGCCTTCGCCCCCGCTGGGCAGCCCAAGGCGCTCGACAGCGGCTACGACACCGAGAACAACGAGTCCCCCGAGTTTGTCCTCAAGGAGCCCCACGAGCCCCGAGAGCCAGAGGCCTTTGGCCAGCTGGGGAAGCCGCCCCcagggctgccggggggcgAGGGTGACGGCCCGGCCCCCGAGACGCGGCTCTCGGCATCCTTCAGCGCCGAGCTGCACGGCCTCTCCGAGAAGAACCCGTACCGTGACTCTGCCTACTTCTCCGACTACGACACCGAGGCCGAGCGTGGCCCCAAGGACGACGAGGACAGTGATGGGTCTGAGACCCCGGAGGCAGAGAAGgaggggtcccagccccacgcacAGGACCTGGGACAAGCCCCCGGGCTGGGCGAGGACCCGCTGcaccccccaggagcccccgggagccccccggcagcacccagcacagcagAGGCATCTGAAGCGCCGGACATGGGGGTCTCTGCAGGGGACTGGAGgggggcagaggctggggaTGCCCCGGCTGGCCCCACGGCACAAGAGGCTGGCACCGACCCGCGAGTCACTGGCACGGGGCCGGGCACCGATGGAGACACACCAGGGGTCTGCGGCGTCCCTCCAGGCTCTGTGCCGCCCAAGACTTTCTTCTTGTCCCCAGTGCCAGCGAGCCCCGAGGAGCCAGTGTCGGGCAGAGGGACCCCCGTGGCTGAGGGCATCCCCGGACTGGGGGGGGATGCAGCGGGGGGCAAACAGACTGTGTCCCCCAcgccagggctgggggaagcGGGGCTGTCCCCAGAGGGCACCGGGGTGGGCATCGCCCCCGGAGGGGACGCGCCAGGAGGTCCCAGCACGCTGCTATCGGGGGCTGAGTCACCAGTGCGCTCCCCCCCggggctctccctgctcccGTCCGCCCGGGAGCCACGGCCGGCCACCTCGGAGCGGCGAGAGGagcctgaggaggaggaggaggacacggAGGACAGCGACGAGTCGGACGAGGAGCTGCGTTGCTACAACATCCAGGAGCAGAGCGAGGAGAGTGAGGAGGAGCCGGCGGCCGTGCCCATCGTGGTGGCCGagagccacagcagcaggaaccTGCGCAGCCTCCTCAAGATGCCCAGCCTGCTCTCCGAGGCCTTCTGCGAGGACCTGGAGCGCAAGAAGAAGGCCGTGTCCTTCTACGACGATGTCACCATCTACCTCTTCGACCAG GAAAGTCCCACGCGGGAGCTGGGCGAGCAGAGCTTCCCGGATGCCCCCGAGCCTtcagggcagcccccggccAGCGGCAGCCCCACGAGCCCCACGAGCCCCGCCAGCCCCACGGACAGGCTGAGCGCCTCCGACGACTCCTCGGACGGCAACGCCTCAGAAGAGA GCGGTGGCTTCGAGTGGGACGACGACTTTCCGCTCATGCCGGCGAAGCCGTCGCTGATGTCCTCGCTGTCGGGGACGCCGGCGGAGCCTGACCCGTCCGTCCCCGCGCTGCTGCCAGCGCCCAAGCAGGTGCTGCCCATCCAATTCTCCCGTTTCACGGTCTCGCCTGCCCCGGTGTCCCGGTTCTCCATCACCCACGTCTCCGACTCGGACATGGACTCCATAGGAG GCAGCAGCGAAGACGGTGACCGGGAGTGA